The following are encoded in a window of Stigmatopora nigra isolate UIUO_SnigA chromosome 23, RoL_Snig_1.1, whole genome shotgun sequence genomic DNA:
- the LOC144181566 gene encoding uncharacterized protein LOC144181566, whose protein sequence is MDGQVSRYGHSRGILDTFLPSGVLDTFGHSRGILDTFGHSRGFWTLFSPVEFWTLLDTHVEFWTLTWNFGHFWTLTWIFGHSRGFWTLFSPVEFWTLLDTHVEFWTLLDTHVDFGHFSPQWSFGHFWTLTWNFGQFWTLTWNFGHFWTLTWIFGHFWTLTWIFGHFWTLTWNFGHFWTLTWIFGHFWTLTWNFGHFWTLTWILDTFLPSGVLDTFGHSRGILDTFGHSRGILDTHVDFGHFWTLTWIFGHSRGFWTLFSPVEFWTLLDTHVEFWTLLDTHVDFWTLLDTHVDFWTLTWIFGHFWTLTWILDTFLPSGVLDTFGHSRGFLDTFGHSRGFLDTFGHSRGILDTFGHSRGFWTLFSPVEFWTLLDTHVDFWTLLDTHVDFWTLLDTHVDFWTLLDTHVNFWTLLDTHVDFGHFSPQWSFGHFWTLTWIFGHFWTLTWNFGHFWTLTWIFGHFWTLTWIFGHFWTLTWIFGHSRGFLDTFGHSRGILDTFGHSRGILDTFGHSRGILDTFVPSGVLDTFGHSRGLLDTHVDFWTLLDTHVEFWTLLDTHVDFWTLTWIFGHFWTLTWNFGHFWTLTWNFGHFWTLTWNFGHSREILDTFGHSRGILDTFLLRRFRYGQTGKYVWTNR, encoded by the coding sequence ATGGACGGACAGGTAAGTAGGTATGGACACTcgcgtggaattttggacacttttctccccagtggagttttggacacttttggacactcacgtggaattttggacacttttggacactcacgtggattttggacacttttctccccagtggagttttggacacttttggacactcacgtggaattttggacactcacgtggaattttggacacttttggacactcacgtggatttttggacactcacgtggattttggacacttttctccccagtggagttttggacacttttggacactcacgtggaattttggacacttttggacactcacgtggattttggacacttttctccccagtggagttttggacacttttggacactcacgtggaattttggacaattttggacactcacgtggaattttggacacttttggacactcacgtggatttttggacacttttggacactcacgtggatttttggacacttttggacactcacgtggaattttggacacttttggacactcacgtggatttttggacacttttggacactcacgtggaattttggacacttttggacactcacgtggattttggacacttttctccccagtggagttttggacacttttggacactcacgtggaattttggacacttttggacactcacgtggaattttggacactcacgtggattttggacacttttggacactcacgtggatttttggacactcacgtggattttggacacttttctccccagtggagttttggacacttttggacactcacgtggaattttggacacttttggacactcacgtggatttttggacacttttggacactcacgtggatttttggacactcacgtggatttttggacacttttggacactcacgtggattttggacacttttctccccagtggagttttggacacttttggacactcacgtggatttttggacacttttggacactcacgtggatttttggacacttttggacactcacgtggaattttggacacttttggacactcacgtggattttggacacttttctccccagtggagttttggacacttttggacactcacgtggatttttggacacttttggacactcacgtggatttttggacacttttggacactcacgtggatttttggacacttttggacactcacgtgaatttttggacacttttggacactcacgtggattttggacacttttctccccagtggagttttggacacttttggacactcacgtggatttttggacacttttggacactcacgtggaattttggacacttttggacactcacgtggatttttggacacttttggacactcacgtggatttttggacacttttggacactcacgtggatttttggacactcacgtggatttttggacacttttggacactcacgtggaattttggacacttttggacactcacgtggaattttggacacttttggacactcacgtggaattttggacacttttgtccccagtggagttttggacacttttggacactcacgtggacttttggacactcacgtggatttttggacacttttggacactcacgtggaattttggacacttttggacactcacgtggacttttggacactcacgtggatttttggacacttttggacactcacgtggaattttggacacttttggacactcacgtggaattttggacacttttggacactcacgtggaattttggacactcacgtgaaattttggacacttttggacactcacgtggaattttggacacttttctcctccGTCGTTTTAGGTATGGACAAACGGGTAAG